The proteins below come from a single Rhodococcus sp. WMMA185 genomic window:
- a CDS encoding nucleoside/nucleotide kinase family protein: protein MDELADRARTMIAGGQRRLLGITGSPGAGKSTLSRALVASLGEQAALVGMDGFHLANDELLRLGRRDRKGAPDTFDVDGYVALLKRLRHQQSPVIYAPTFDRGLEEPIGSAVAVYTGVPLVVTEGNYLLTGSGGWERVHPVLDEVWFLDVPHRVREGRLIGRHQAFGKTLAQAREWVREVDLRNADLVEAMRARADLVVEVLDDLSHEDSSW, encoded by the coding sequence ATCGTGCCCGCACCATGATCGCGGGTGGGCAGCGGCGACTACTCGGGATCACAGGTTCCCCCGGCGCCGGGAAGTCCACGCTGTCCAGGGCGCTCGTTGCATCACTGGGGGAGCAGGCTGCGCTTGTCGGTATGGACGGATTTCACCTGGCAAACGATGAGTTGCTCCGTCTCGGACGCAGGGACCGAAAGGGTGCACCCGACACTTTCGATGTCGACGGATATGTCGCACTGCTGAAACGACTACGACATCAGCAGTCTCCCGTGATATACGCCCCCACGTTCGATCGTGGGCTCGAGGAGCCCATCGGAAGCGCGGTTGCGGTCTACACCGGTGTTCCCTTGGTCGTGACGGAGGGAAATTATCTACTGACCGGCAGCGGCGGTTGGGAACGTGTTCACCCGGTATTGGACGAGGTGTGGTTCCTCGATGTCCCCCACCGCGTGCGGGAAGGCCGGTTGATCGGGCGGCATCAGGCGTTCGGGAAAACCCTCGCTCAGGCCCGCGAATGGGTACGCGAGGTGGATCTGCGCAATGCCGATCTCGTCGAAGCGATGCGTGCGCGCGCCGATCTGGTGGTCGAAGTACTCGACGACCTCTCCCACGAGGACAGCTCGTGGTGA
- a CDS encoding ATP-binding cassette domain-containing protein gives MSGASTQNGNVEGAATEAHEQGVSAMNAAPTTVPILEARALSRSFGHVRALDGADFEIYPGEVVALIGDNGAGKSTLVKAMSGNLSLDSGEILFSGVHVDLKNPNAASELGIETVYQDLALAPHLNAAQNMFLGRELPAKGLPGRLGFLDTKTMREKSRKALDDLRATVPTLTDPVGVMSGGQQQAIAIARAVAWAKGVVFLDEPTAALGVVQTQNVLETIRRIAFNGVAVVLISHSMPHVIEVADRVQVLRQGRRVATYEAKNTSMEELVGAMTGVTDGAA, from the coding sequence GTGAGCGGCGCATCCACGCAGAACGGAAATGTCGAGGGGGCCGCGACCGAAGCACACGAGCAAGGAGTATCCGCGATGAATGCTGCGCCCACCACCGTGCCGATCTTGGAAGCACGAGCGTTATCCCGCAGTTTCGGGCACGTAAGGGCTCTGGACGGCGCCGATTTCGAGATCTATCCCGGTGAGGTCGTCGCCCTGATCGGTGACAACGGCGCAGGCAAGTCGACGCTCGTCAAGGCGATGTCGGGAAACCTGAGTCTCGACTCGGGGGAGATCCTCTTCTCGGGAGTGCATGTAGATCTCAAAAACCCCAACGCTGCAAGCGAATTGGGAATCGAGACCGTATATCAGGATCTTGCGCTTGCGCCGCATCTCAATGCCGCGCAGAACATGTTTCTCGGCCGTGAACTGCCAGCGAAGGGATTGCCCGGCCGTCTCGGGTTCCTTGATACCAAAACCATGAGAGAGAAATCTCGCAAAGCTCTCGACGACCTGAGGGCGACGGTGCCTACTTTGACCGATCCGGTCGGAGTCATGTCGGGTGGCCAGCAACAGGCGATCGCGATCGCGCGCGCTGTGGCGTGGGCAAAAGGTGTGGTCTTCCTCGACGAGCCCACGGCGGCACTCGGGGTCGTGCAGACACAGAATGTCCTCGAAACAATCCGGCGGATCGCCTTCAATGGCGTCGCGGTGGTCTTGATCAGTCACTCGATGCCGCACGTGATCGAAGTGGCGGATCGGGTCCAGGTGCTGCGCCAGGGGCGACGTGTGGCCACCTATGAAGCCAAGAACACTTCCATGGAAGAACTTGTCGGTGCGATGACCGGCGTAACCGACGGAGCAGCGTAG
- a CDS encoding ABC transporter permease, translating into MSTRTANPTTSLPTGEPEGESSGARWTPGKLLRIPIFQILLVLLLICAVFGAMAPESFLAWGNIRLIIQNVSILAILGIGMTFVIVTAGIDLSIGSVLVFSGVVAAKTMQAIGGEGWGTAIVGIIVAILAGMAWGALNGFLVAKAKVPPLIVTLGTLGGALGLAQVFTGGVDIRDVPPVLIDTVGYGNLPATSIPVISVIALVLIIAFSIILHRTKFGLYTYAIGSNEESARRVGVKVDRQLIQVYALSGTLAGLAGILSLAQYGTTAIAGQSETNLNVIAAVVLGGTSLFGGIGTIFGTVVGLFIPAVLQNGFVIIGVQPFWQQVAVGAVLIAAVYIDQRRRAAASRGRPEASKLSSLRKLWSRSP; encoded by the coding sequence ATGTCCACTCGAACCGCGAACCCTACAACCTCGCTGCCGACCGGTGAACCGGAAGGAGAATCATCCGGTGCCAGGTGGACCCCCGGTAAATTGCTGCGGATTCCGATCTTCCAGATCCTGTTGGTGCTGTTGCTGATCTGTGCTGTGTTCGGTGCAATGGCACCGGAATCATTCCTCGCATGGGGCAACATCCGGCTGATCATCCAGAACGTGTCGATTCTGGCGATCCTCGGTATCGGCATGACCTTCGTGATCGTGACAGCCGGTATCGACCTGTCGATCGGGTCTGTCCTCGTCTTTTCCGGCGTCGTCGCCGCCAAGACGATGCAAGCAATTGGCGGGGAAGGGTGGGGCACGGCCATCGTCGGGATCATCGTCGCGATCCTTGCCGGTATGGCGTGGGGTGCCCTCAACGGGTTTCTGGTTGCCAAGGCAAAGGTTCCACCGCTGATCGTGACGCTCGGAACCCTGGGCGGCGCACTCGGTCTGGCGCAGGTATTCACCGGCGGTGTGGACATTCGTGACGTTCCTCCCGTCCTCATCGACACCGTTGGCTACGGAAACCTACCCGCCACCTCTATCCCGGTCATCTCGGTGATCGCTCTGGTTTTGATCATCGCTTTCTCTATCATCCTGCACCGCACGAAGTTCGGCCTCTACACCTACGCGATAGGGTCGAATGAGGAATCCGCACGACGTGTCGGCGTCAAGGTAGACCGGCAATTGATCCAGGTCTACGCACTGTCGGGAACCCTTGCCGGTTTGGCCGGGATCCTGTCGCTGGCGCAGTACGGCACCACCGCAATTGCGGGGCAGTCCGAGACGAACCTGAACGTGATCGCCGCCGTCGTGCTCGGTGGCACCAGTCTCTTCGGCGGCATCGGCACGATTTTCGGGACGGTGGTGGGACTCTTCATTCCCGCGGTCCTGCAGAACGGATTCGTCATCATCGGTGTCCAGCCGTTCTGGCAGCAAGTCGCCGTCGGTGCGGTTCTGATCGCCGCAGTCTACATAGACCAACGCCGCCGCGCCGCCGCTTCGCGCGGTCGACCGGAGGCGTCGAAACTCTCTTCCCTGCGCAAACTATGGTCCCGAAGTCCGTAG